Part of the Zingiber officinale cultivar Zhangliang chromosome 8A, Zo_v1.1, whole genome shotgun sequence genome, atttgcttaaacatttggTGTTTGAAggcggagaggaagaagatgagatttCAAATTTGGAAGAAATAGGGATTAAACTTGTTAAGAAATGTGATGGATTGCCTCTTGCAATTAAAGCTATTGGAGGAGTTTTATACCAACAAAATAAAGCAAAATGGGAGGAGGTTCTTGAAAGCGATGCATGGAAGATGGATCAAATTGAAGAAGAATTAAGGCCTTTATACTTGAGTTATGAAGACTTACCATCTACACTAAAACAATGTTTCCTCTATTGCTCTTTGTACCATCAAAAAGACATGTATTATAAGGAGATTGTTCAGTTTTGGGTAGCTGAAGGTCTTATTATGGATGAGCAAGAGAAGTCGAGGAATGATCTTCCAACTGAAAAACAAAAAACGATGGAAGATATAGGGGAGGAGATCTATAGGGAGTTAATATGGAGGAATCTCTTGGAAGCTGATGCACTTGTAGATGCGTCCAAGGATTACTTTTCTATGCATGATCACTTCCGATCTCTCGGTGCACATTTAATGAGAGAGGAAGGGATTTTATATCGACATGGTAGAGAGTTCAAAACAGATGATAATATAAAGATTCGCCGTTTGTCAATCTCTAATATGGGACCCAAGCTAGTGTTACCCTCTCAGATTCTAAAACAAGGTTGTTTGAGAACTTTAATTCTCATGGACTCCTCTAAAACTAAGACTATTGAAGATAGTCTACTGCAAGCATTATCATGCTTGCGAGTTTTGGATCTCACTAGCACATCCATTGAAAAAATTCCGGATTGCATTGGGGATTTGTTGCATTTAAGATATTTAGATCTTGATGGGACAAATATTCGTGAGATTCCAGCGACTATTGGGAATCTTGTAAATCTTCAGACTCTAAATATCTCCGAGTGTCAGTACTTGGAAAGGCTTCCCAAGTCCATCACTATGTTGCATAATCTAAGATGTCTTGAGATGAGAAATACTCCACTGCTGACTTATGTGCCCAAGGGAATTGGAAAACTGGGAAATTTCTATAATCTTCAGGGATTTCTGGTGGGGCAGAATGACTCGATCTCTGAAGAAGGCTGTGACTTGGAAGAGCTGAAAAATCTCTCCAAATTGAGAGGCATAAGCATTTTCAGGCTTGAGAGGGCAGAAAGAGGAGCCTCTGCACTTGCAGACAAACCTTTCCTTAAGCAGCTAACGCTTGGATGGATGCAGCCAGATGAAGATGAtgcagatgaggaggaagaatcaGAAGGTGCTAATGAAGTAGGCGCCGACGAAGAGGCTGATAATGACGGCAATGATGATAAAGATGCAGGCAATGAGAAAGGGGATGACAACGATGATGGCTcaaaacaagaaaatgaaaatgaGGAAGCAGAAGAAGCAGGCAACGAAACAGAAGATGAAACTGAGGAGGACGAggcggaggaagaagaaaaaggatgGAGCGATGAGCAAATTAGCAAAGCCGAGAGGATATGCAATGAAATGTCTCAGCCTTCATCAAGCATAGAAGACCTTTTCTTCTATGAGTATCCCGGACGACAGCTCCCGAGCTGGATGATATCCTCTTCCCTGGCTGAATCTTTTCCAAACTTGGCATATTTGCAGCTCCTTGGTTTGCCATGTTGCACAGAGCTCCCTCCCTTTGGCACACTGCCCCAGCTGAAGTACCTCAGAATTGAACAGGCAAGCGCAATAACCGCCATCGGTTCTCAATTCCTCGGCTCAAGAAGTTCTGTGTTTCCCAAACTTGAATT contains:
- the LOC122012768 gene encoding putative disease resistance protein RGA3, which codes for MAMILDFYVSRVIKVTADMVEAEIFKVLGVDKEIKTLQGRLRTINGYLHQAERKRQGNDEIDIWVRKLKDIMYDADDIIDLCMIEGGKVLRAQASSGSSTVSIPSSYLFSCFRCLRYRHEVANQIIALNGRLEALKNDSFIKNNLDQTVKEPVENTHRVFGRETSHLQVEGDIIGSQIENATDKLINLILENNPKKTRVFGVVGTGGIGKSTLASKIFEDERIKENFPNRKWLYVSKNYIETDLLKKLIRFEEGSETKGETFEGKSKAELEDKLVTVLTKNTFIVLDDVWNATVWIDILRKPIVKGASSCTILVTSRKEKVVTLMKPTHIHPVEKMNEESGWNLLKHLVFEGGEEEDEISNLEEIGIKLVKKCDGLPLAIKAIGGVLYQQNKAKWEEVLESDAWKMDQIEEELRPLYLSYEDLPSTLKQCFLYCSLYHQKDMYYKEIVQFWVAEGLIMDEQEKSRNDLPTEKQKTMEDIGEEIYRELIWRNLLEADALVDASKDYFSMHDHFRSLGAHLMREEGILYRHGREFKTDDNIKIRRLSISNMGPKLVLPSQILKQGCLRTLILMDSSKTKTIEDSLLQALSCLRVLDLTSTSIEKIPDCIGDLLHLRYLDLDGTNIREIPATIGNLVNLQTLNISECQYLERLPKSITMLHNLRCLEMRNTPLLTYVPKGIGKLGNFYNLQGFLVGQNDSISEEGCDLEELKNLSKLRGISIFRLERAERGASALADKPFLKQLTLGWMQPDEDDADEEEESEGANEVGADEEADNDGNDDKDAGNEKGDDNDDGSKQENENEEAEEAGNETEDETEEDEAEEEEKGWSDEQISKAERICNEMSQPSSSIEDLFFYEYPGRQLPSWMISSSLAESFPNLAYLQLLGLPCCTELPPFGTLPQLKYLRIEQASAITAIGSQFLGSRSSVFPKLELLRFVGMPKWEEWTLDGVEELTGHGTPLAVKLFPSLRDCILIDCPKLRALPADLYRATNFSELCLRQTYELGEIINLPMANKLEVTNASGLKKISNISSVRYLEVDNCPNLECVENIGKLQHLVLICSEEMEQLPQWLSVLIEQHNNTSSTHRSLRKFEMQCSLQLLKTCLEGNENWDIIKQIPIVKVTTYSEKEYIRYTKDPYMYDPHVPAN